Proteins from a single region of Allocatelliglobosispora scoriae:
- a CDS encoding SDR family NAD(P)-dependent oxidoreductase, translating into MTETDYASAVALVGMAGRFPGAGSVNELWRNVVAGIKGLRELTEEELRAAGVEPGQLADPRYVRVGAPLADLDRFDASVFGINPREAESMNPQHRLFLECSWEALEGAGYCPTEVPGQVAVFAGSGFPDYIVQNIQHLAGEPGGALLMAVGNERDSLASLVSYKLGLRGPAIAVQTFCSTSMVAVHLACQSLLTYECDIALAGGAYIPLPQPTGYIYEQGGITSSDGKVRSFDAEANGTVMGSGVGAVALKRMSDALNDGDIIHAVILGSASNNDGRLRAGYTAPGVEGEAEVIELALGVAGVKAETIGYVECHATGTTLGDSIELAALTRVFTQPREVPCVLGTLKPSIGHLDRASGVTGLMRAALNLKHNVLPATPNYKSPNPALVPALDRFTVLTEHQAWPEGPHPRRAGVNSFGLGGTNAHVVLEQAPLRPERPHRAGPHLLTFSGVTDQALTEVGDNLRAHLAAHPDLDLADVAFTLQVSRGAFALRRAVVVRDQADAVAALADPSRWIDGKTQRRNPKVRLVTADAEVPAQWWTELHGAVAEIQGIEQRPSGPAGSGAALTALSSWLTSIGVRLLHDDSDQSASVEELTVEPGTEATAAQWLLATLGRLWQAGSTIAWPALHRGLGRRVELPTYAFQRRRYWVEGKNKMNVPDVWWSAPTTTARSFDRAQWTLMPTWQLRPRPVADLDEQVRLIGPWLVFSGDHRGEALVQRLAVAGAEVTAVRVGEQFAQDDAGDFTIRADNADDMAQLIRSLMVSPRAIVHGFSLASPQAAPGQDPVAHFDIEQDRGFYSVLALAKELIDDSGAAPRAELVLLTSGATAVVGSDLRHPEHSPLTALAPSLAQENPRLRCRHIDVDEVAADAAGPLAKLATQLLAATVGPHEGPAAVRAGEIWLRRYEPYPIAELGPLEHPIADGETVLITGGLGDVGLVLARHLASKYSAKLVLTAHSPLPPREQWQSFLAAVPAGGERTARHIRSVLDLESRGAEVLALSADVADREQMLAVVQAAIGRFGKIDVVVHGAGVQGSAFFNFAHLIDRASVKAHMDAKVTGFHVLQEVLGDQAPLRRLTMSSVAAVLGGITLGHYAAANAALDAYSRVARAADAGRWITVNWDTWNIDPDRLQGHGPGVTDYAMVPAEAIDIFERALSSGDRVAHLVISTGSLGARLEQWVTGDLYDFDEQDTDNRERHPRPDLSTPFVAAREGTEATLVEIWSRVLGIEPIGTADNFFELGGHSLIAIDLTARIRKQLGTAIPITGLLECPTIGQLAVLIDAAVSGEAAAAEEATDAPA; encoded by the coding sequence ATGACGGAAACGGATTACGCCTCAGCGGTGGCCCTGGTCGGCATGGCCGGTCGGTTCCCCGGCGCGGGCAGCGTCAACGAGCTGTGGCGCAACGTGGTCGCGGGGATCAAGGGCCTGCGCGAGCTGACCGAGGAGGAGCTGCGGGCAGCCGGCGTCGAGCCGGGCCAGCTCGCCGACCCCCGCTATGTCCGGGTCGGCGCGCCGCTGGCCGACCTGGACCGGTTCGACGCCTCGGTCTTCGGGATCAACCCCCGCGAGGCCGAGTCGATGAACCCGCAGCACCGGCTCTTCCTGGAGTGCTCGTGGGAGGCGCTGGAGGGGGCCGGTTACTGCCCCACCGAGGTGCCGGGCCAGGTCGCGGTCTTCGCGGGCTCCGGCTTCCCCGACTACATCGTGCAGAACATCCAGCACCTCGCCGGTGAGCCCGGCGGCGCGCTGCTGATGGCGGTCGGCAACGAGCGCGACTCGCTCGCCTCGCTCGTCTCCTACAAGCTCGGCCTGCGCGGCCCGGCGATCGCGGTGCAGACCTTCTGCTCCACGTCGATGGTCGCGGTCCACCTCGCCTGCCAGAGCCTGCTCACCTACGAGTGCGACATCGCGCTCGCCGGCGGCGCCTACATCCCGCTGCCGCAGCCGACCGGCTACATCTACGAGCAGGGCGGCATCACCTCCTCCGACGGCAAGGTGCGCAGCTTCGACGCCGAGGCGAACGGCACGGTCATGGGCAGCGGCGTCGGCGCGGTCGCGCTGAAGCGGATGTCCGACGCGCTCAACGACGGCGACATCATCCACGCCGTCATCCTCGGCTCGGCGTCCAACAACGACGGTCGCCTGCGGGCCGGTTACACCGCGCCGGGCGTCGAGGGCGAGGCCGAGGTGATCGAGCTCGCGCTCGGTGTCGCCGGGGTCAAGGCCGAGACGATCGGCTACGTCGAGTGCCACGCGACCGGCACCACCCTGGGCGACTCGATCGAGCTCGCCGCGCTGACCCGGGTCTTCACCCAGCCCCGCGAGGTGCCGTGCGTGCTCGGCACGCTCAAGCCGAGCATCGGGCACCTGGACCGGGCCTCCGGCGTCACCGGCCTGATGCGCGCCGCGCTCAACCTCAAGCACAACGTGCTGCCCGCGACGCCCAACTACAAGAGCCCCAACCCGGCGCTCGTGCCGGCGCTGGACCGCTTCACCGTCCTCACCGAGCACCAGGCGTGGCCGGAGGGCCCGCACCCGCGCCGGGCCGGCGTCAACTCCTTCGGCCTGGGCGGCACCAACGCCCACGTCGTGCTGGAGCAGGCACCGCTGCGCCCCGAGCGGCCGCACCGGGCCGGTCCGCACCTGCTCACCTTCTCCGGCGTCACCGATCAGGCGCTCACCGAGGTCGGCGACAACCTGCGCGCCCACCTCGCGGCCCATCCCGACCTCGACCTGGCCGATGTCGCCTTCACCCTGCAGGTCTCGCGGGGCGCCTTCGCGCTGCGGCGGGCGGTGGTCGTCCGCGACCAGGCCGACGCCGTGGCCGCGCTCGCCGACCCGTCGCGCTGGATCGACGGCAAGACCCAACGACGCAATCCGAAGGTACGCCTGGTCACGGCCGACGCCGAGGTCCCCGCGCAGTGGTGGACGGAGCTGCACGGCGCGGTCGCCGAGATCCAGGGCATCGAGCAGCGCCCCAGTGGACCGGCCGGATCGGGTGCGGCGCTGACCGCCCTGTCGTCCTGGTTGACGAGCATCGGCGTACGCCTGCTGCACGACGACTCCGACCAGTCGGCGAGCGTCGAGGAGCTGACCGTCGAGCCCGGCACGGAGGCGACGGCCGCGCAGTGGCTGCTCGCCACCCTGGGCCGCCTCTGGCAGGCCGGCTCCACCATCGCCTGGCCCGCACTGCACCGGGGCCTGGGCCGCAGGGTGGAGCTGCCGACCTACGCCTTCCAGCGGCGCCGCTACTGGGTCGAGGGCAAGAACAAGATGAACGTCCCGGATGTCTGGTGGTCCGCGCCGACGACGACCGCGCGCTCCTTCGACCGGGCACAGTGGACGCTGATGCCGACCTGGCAGCTCCGCCCGCGCCCCGTCGCCGACCTCGACGAGCAGGTCCGCCTCATCGGCCCCTGGCTCGTCTTCTCCGGCGACCACCGGGGCGAGGCACTGGTGCAGCGGCTCGCCGTCGCCGGTGCCGAGGTGACCGCCGTCCGCGTGGGCGAGCAGTTCGCCCAGGACGACGCCGGTGACTTCACCATCCGCGCCGACAACGCCGACGACATGGCGCAGCTCATCCGCTCGCTGATGGTGAGCCCGCGGGCGATCGTGCACGGGTTCAGCCTCGCCAGCCCGCAGGCGGCGCCGGGACAGGACCCGGTGGCGCACTTCGACATCGAGCAGGACCGGGGCTTCTACTCGGTCCTCGCCCTCGCCAAGGAGCTCATCGACGACAGCGGCGCCGCGCCGCGCGCCGAGCTGGTGCTGCTCACCTCCGGCGCGACCGCCGTGGTCGGCTCCGACCTGCGCCACCCGGAGCACTCGCCGCTCACGGCGCTGGCGCCGAGCCTCGCCCAGGAGAACCCGCGCCTGCGCTGCCGCCACATCGACGTCGATGAGGTCGCTGCCGACGCGGCGGGACCGCTCGCGAAGCTCGCCACCCAGCTCCTCGCGGCGACGGTCGGCCCGCACGAGGGTCCGGCGGCGGTGCGGGCCGGCGAGATCTGGCTGCGGCGCTACGAGCCCTACCCGATCGCCGAGCTCGGCCCGCTGGAGCACCCGATCGCCGACGGCGAGACCGTGCTCATCACCGGCGGTCTCGGCGATGTCGGGCTCGTGCTCGCCCGCCACCTCGCCAGCAAGTACAGCGCCAAGCTGGTGCTCACGGCACACAGCCCGCTGCCGCCCCGGGAGCAGTGGCAGTCGTTCCTCGCCGCCGTCCCCGCCGGCGGCGAGCGGACCGCGCGGCACATCCGGAGCGTCCTGGACCTGGAGAGCCGGGGAGCCGAGGTGCTCGCCCTCTCCGCCGATGTCGCCGACCGGGAGCAGATGCTCGCCGTCGTGCAGGCGGCGATCGGCCGCTTCGGCAAGATCGACGTGGTGGTCCACGGTGCCGGGGTCCAGGGCAGCGCGTTCTTCAACTTCGCCCACCTGATCGACCGGGCGTCGGTCAAGGCGCACATGGACGCCAAGGTCACCGGCTTCCACGTCCTGCAGGAGGTCCTCGGCGACCAGGCACCGCTGCGGCGCCTGACGATGTCGTCGGTCGCGGCCGTGCTCGGCGGCATCACGCTGGGCCACTACGCCGCGGCGAACGCGGCGCTGGACGCCTACAGCCGGGTGGCTCGGGCAGCCGATGCCGGGCGCTGGATCACCGTCAACTGGGACACCTGGAACATCGACCCGGACCGGCTCCAGGGCCACGGCCCCGGCGTCACCGACTACGCGATGGTCCCGGCCGAGGCGATCGACATCTTCGAGCGGGCGCTCTCGTCCGGCGACCGGGTCGCGCACCTCGTCATCTCGACGGGATCCCTCGGCGCCCGGCTGGAGCAGTGGGTCACCGGCGACCTCTACGACTTCGACGAGCAGGACACCGACAACCGTGAGCGGCACCCGAGGCCCGACCTCAGCACGCCCTTCGTGGCGGCGCGCGAGGGCACCGAGGCGACGCTGGTCGAGATCTGGTCCCGGGTGCTCGGCATCGAGCCGATCGGCACCGCGGACAACTTCTTCGAGCTCGGCGGCCACTCGCTCATCGCGATCGACCTCACCGCGCGGATCCGCAAGCAGCTGGGTACGGCGATCCCGATCACCGGCCTGCTGGAGTGCCCGACGATCGGCCAGCTCGCGGTGCTGATCGACGCGGCGGTCAGCGGTGAGGCCGCTGCGGCGGAGGAGGCGACCGATGCGCCAGCCTGA
- a CDS encoding acyl-CoA dehydrogenase family protein yields the protein MRQPDYLRTVQSFVRNELIGNEAELDSLAAAPIPAYQRFAETGLANWWLPKESGGLGLNLEESVRIVSELSYGDAGVAFGLFLPILTTSMISWYGSDELKERYLTPLQADNGFCATMGSEHAAGSELARITTTARRDGETLVLNGEKAFSTNADFGRFLVVVVRAEENPSAFHAVLVPRDTPGITVEKRWDVIGVRASATYQVSLRDCRVPAANLLQGNGLRLLEVGLNASRILIATTALGIARRARDLCMDYAKTKQVKGAPLASNPVFAAKLGQFEMQIDVMLNQCLAAARDYDAIAERPDAAEEFLRAGTLKSALTTKMFCGQTGWQIVSAASEMFGGVGYTHESIISKLLRDVRYVSIVEGGDDVLRDLMFARYVVPVSKRS from the coding sequence ATGCGCCAGCCTGACTACCTGCGGACGGTGCAGTCGTTCGTCCGCAACGAGCTCATCGGCAACGAGGCTGAGCTCGACTCCCTGGCGGCGGCACCGATCCCGGCCTACCAGCGCTTCGCCGAGACCGGCCTCGCCAACTGGTGGCTGCCGAAGGAGTCCGGCGGGCTCGGGCTCAACCTGGAGGAGAGCGTCCGGATCGTCTCCGAGCTCTCCTACGGCGACGCCGGGGTGGCGTTCGGCCTCTTCCTGCCGATCCTCACCACGAGCATGATCTCCTGGTACGGCTCCGACGAGCTCAAGGAGCGCTACCTCACGCCGTTGCAGGCCGACAACGGCTTCTGCGCCACGATGGGCAGCGAGCACGCGGCCGGCAGCGAGCTGGCCCGGATCACCACCACCGCCCGGCGCGACGGCGAGACGCTCGTCCTCAACGGCGAGAAGGCGTTCTCCACCAACGCCGACTTCGGGCGATTCCTGGTCGTGGTCGTCCGTGCGGAGGAGAACCCGTCGGCCTTCCACGCCGTGCTGGTGCCCCGGGACACGCCGGGGATCACGGTGGAGAAGCGGTGGGACGTCATCGGCGTCCGCGCCTCGGCGACCTACCAGGTCTCGCTGCGCGACTGCCGGGTGCCGGCCGCCAACCTGCTGCAGGGCAACGGGCTGCGGCTGCTGGAGGTCGGCCTCAACGCCAGCCGGATCCTGATCGCCACGACGGCGCTCGGCATCGCCCGGCGGGCCCGGGACCTGTGCATGGACTACGCCAAGACCAAGCAGGTCAAGGGTGCTCCGCTCGCCTCCAACCCGGTCTTCGCGGCGAAGCTCGGCCAGTTCGAGATGCAGATCGACGTGATGCTCAACCAGTGCCTCGCCGCGGCGCGCGACTACGACGCGATCGCGGAGCGGCCGGACGCGGCGGAGGAGTTCCTCCGGGCCGGCACGCTCAAGTCGGCGCTGACCACGAAGATGTTCTGCGGCCAGACCGGCTGGCAGATCGTGTCGGCGGCGTCGGAGATGTTCGGCGGTGTCGGCTACACCCACGAGTCGATCATCTCCAAGCTGCTCCGCGACGTACGCTACGTCTCCATCGTGGAGGGCGGCGACGACGTGCTCCGCGACCTGATGTTCGCCCGCTACGTCGTACCCGTCTCCAAGCGCTCCTAG
- a CDS encoding type I polyketide synthase, whose amino-acid sequence MLMDHQYSPRDANSPAAEPEIAIIGMSGRFPGADDVDTFWRNISTGVESFTQFTDDELILAGEDPKVFNQPNYVRSRPILNNIRGFDAGFFGSSPREATLADPQQLLFIEVVWEALEAAGYATAEDRGTVGVFAGMNISTYLLTRPNAFQMGVEIDGLMVGNDKDALATNVSYRLDLRGPSVSVQTFCSTSLVAVHLAAASLRRGECDIALAGGVSIRVPDRAGYVYHEGNQASPDGHVRTFDADARGSMFGDGAAVVALKRLDRAIADRDTVLAVIRGSAINNDGALKFSFQAPSIEGQRRCVTTAIANAGVDPATISYVEAHGTATEVGDPMEVAALTGAFGPTDAKQYCLLGSVKPNVGHLDRASGVTGLIKVVQSLRHELIPGTRNFRKPNAEIDFENSPFRVTAEPTPWPRRADRPRIAGLSSLGTGGTNSHAIISEAPDLPARPDRPRRFQVLPVSARSALAAEQACTNLAERLTAAPELELGDVAYTLQVGRKVFNHRRFVVADSTTGAAAKLVDPTAKLGRNDATVGRKVGYLIAGVGEQYPGMVAALYAEEPAFRADVDECVSILGLAGAGQLSEIFTEASRTADAVGDLARLLGRDTAPATPTALNPHLVQPAVFVAEYALARQLIRWGAAPDIMIGYSLGEYVAACLSGVLSLRDALRLVAHRAWLIASMAPGAMLAVAADEQRLAAVLGDAFADLDVAVRTGSQLVIAGPVGAVNAAAAVLRDAEIGCRLLDTTHAYHSRMLTPIAAELTEWIARNVTLHAPTIPYLSNVTGELATEKAVTDPGYWARHMCETVEFGEGLAHVLRTADLSLVEIGPGQSLGALTRGHAACQQSQWPLIVTTLPAAADTRDANAALAEAVGRLWLAGVPIDWSALHTTGTDQQWQPGRVPLPTYPFERQDYWLESTGGPGGGGPVFDETDPASLLHGLPKLPETEWINVPVWHQTTPRPARTEPGRWLILTDTGLADTLAASLTAQLEVAGAQVVLARPGARYAEGPDGLVLRPGSPEDATAALRGLAARDLRPDHVVHLWTVGTGTRSEGSTATGDPAATEECLQRGLHTLISLARAAGDLGFPAWSLDVVTNGSHRVLPGDPVRPELATVLGPVRLIPVEYPRVKTRLIDIDTATALASPRALVAELRSDPADQVVGVRAGKRWIPGYDILDGASIADAPPAVRIRRGGTYLVTGGLGGIGLAMAERLAEDHRANLVLLGRTPVPPRDQWSQILANPNLAGEVRRRLDGLQRLEGTGAQVITVAGDVSNPEDVERAVRAGIDRFGQLNGVLHAAGVPAVGMMQFKTAADIAKVLAPKVAGTLAIEAALRDVPVDFVALFSSTTSATGGGAGQVDYCAANAFLDAYATSDPIPGVAVTSIDWGEWTWNGWTTGLDNYDEGSKAFFEEYRATFGITFDQGWHALQRILASGESHVIVSTQSFAPIVAMSRLSSIESHQAVVKKARDALGRHPRPELSTTFVEPQTPAEETISAVWTEALGLEQVGVHDNFFELGGNSLIGMEIIAEVRKALNLSYLPPHILYQAPTVAALAEAALAGEPTTEDEQDQQDAGARDLHRSRIEQRRSTLRSGRMS is encoded by the coding sequence ATGTTGATGGATCACCAGTATTCACCCCGTGATGCGAACAGTCCGGCCGCAGAGCCGGAGATCGCGATCATCGGCATGTCCGGCCGATTTCCGGGAGCGGACGATGTCGACACCTTCTGGCGCAACATCAGCACCGGGGTGGAATCCTTCACGCAATTCACCGACGACGAGCTGATTCTGGCGGGCGAGGACCCCAAGGTCTTCAACCAGCCCAACTACGTCCGCTCCCGTCCCATTCTCAACAACATCCGCGGGTTCGACGCCGGATTCTTCGGCAGCAGCCCGCGCGAGGCGACCCTCGCCGACCCCCAGCAGCTCCTCTTCATCGAGGTCGTCTGGGAGGCGCTGGAGGCGGCGGGCTACGCCACCGCCGAGGACCGCGGCACGGTCGGCGTCTTCGCCGGCATGAACATCAGCACCTACCTGCTGACCCGGCCCAACGCGTTCCAGATGGGCGTCGAGATCGACGGTCTGATGGTCGGCAACGACAAGGACGCGCTCGCCACCAACGTCTCCTACCGCCTGGACCTGCGCGGACCGAGCGTGAGCGTGCAGACGTTCTGCTCCACGTCGCTGGTCGCGGTGCACCTGGCGGCGGCGAGCCTGCGCCGGGGCGAGTGCGACATCGCGCTCGCCGGCGGCGTCTCGATCCGGGTGCCGGACCGCGCGGGCTACGTCTACCACGAGGGCAACCAGGCCTCGCCCGACGGCCACGTGCGCACCTTCGACGCCGATGCCCGGGGCAGCATGTTCGGCGACGGTGCCGCCGTCGTCGCGCTGAAGCGGCTCGACCGCGCCATCGCCGACCGCGACACCGTGCTCGCCGTCATCCGCGGCTCCGCCATCAACAACGACGGCGCGCTGAAGTTCAGCTTCCAGGCGCCGAGCATCGAGGGCCAGCGGCGCTGCGTCACGACCGCCATCGCCAACGCCGGTGTCGACCCCGCGACGATCTCCTATGTGGAGGCGCACGGCACGGCGACCGAGGTCGGCGACCCGATGGAGGTCGCGGCACTCACCGGCGCCTTCGGTCCGACCGATGCCAAGCAGTACTGCCTGCTCGGCTCCGTGAAGCCCAACGTCGGCCACCTCGACCGCGCGTCCGGCGTCACCGGGCTCATCAAGGTGGTCCAGTCGCTGCGGCACGAGCTGATCCCCGGTACGCGCAATTTCCGCAAGCCCAACGCGGAGATCGACTTCGAGAACAGCCCGTTCCGGGTGACCGCCGAGCCGACGCCGTGGCCCCGCCGGGCCGACCGGCCGCGCATCGCCGGGCTCAGCTCGCTGGGTACGGGCGGCACGAACTCCCACGCCATCATCAGCGAGGCACCGGACCTGCCGGCCCGCCCGGATCGGCCCCGCCGCTTCCAGGTCCTGCCGGTCTCGGCCCGCTCGGCACTCGCCGCGGAGCAGGCCTGCACCAACCTCGCCGAGCGCCTGACCGCCGCCCCGGAGCTCGAGCTCGGCGACGTGGCGTACACCCTGCAGGTCGGTCGCAAGGTCTTCAACCACCGGCGCTTCGTCGTCGCGGACTCGACCACCGGCGCGGCCGCGAAGCTCGTCGATCCCACCGCGAAGCTGGGCCGCAACGACGCGACCGTCGGCCGCAAGGTCGGTTACCTGATCGCCGGAGTCGGCGAGCAGTACCCGGGCATGGTCGCGGCGCTCTACGCCGAGGAGCCCGCGTTCCGGGCCGACGTCGACGAGTGCGTGTCCATCCTCGGCCTGGCCGGTGCCGGGCAGCTCTCGGAGATCTTCACCGAGGCGAGCCGCACCGCCGACGCCGTCGGCGACCTGGCCCGCCTCCTCGGCCGCGACACGGCACCGGCGACGCCGACCGCGCTGAACCCGCACCTGGTCCAACCGGCCGTCTTCGTCGCCGAATACGCCCTGGCCCGCCAGCTCATCCGCTGGGGTGCCGCCCCCGACATCATGATCGGTTACAGCCTCGGCGAGTACGTGGCCGCGTGCCTGTCCGGCGTGCTCTCGCTGCGCGACGCCCTGCGCCTCGTGGCCCACCGCGCCTGGCTGATCGCGTCGATGGCACCCGGTGCGATGCTCGCCGTCGCCGCCGACGAGCAGCGGCTCGCCGCCGTTCTCGGTGACGCCTTCGCCGACCTCGACGTGGCGGTCCGCACCGGTTCCCAGCTCGTCATCGCCGGTCCCGTCGGCGCGGTCAACGCCGCCGCCGCCGTGCTGCGCGACGCCGAGATCGGCTGCCGCCTGCTCGACACCACGCACGCCTACCACTCCCGGATGCTCACGCCGATCGCGGCGGAGCTGACGGAGTGGATCGCCCGCAACGTCACCCTGCACGCGCCGACCATCCCCTACCTCAGCAACGTCACCGGGGAGCTCGCGACGGAGAAGGCGGTCACCGACCCCGGCTACTGGGCCCGGCACATGTGCGAGACGGTCGAGTTCGGCGAGGGGCTGGCGCACGTGCTGCGGACAGCCGACCTGTCCCTGGTGGAGATCGGACCCGGGCAGTCGCTCGGCGCCCTGACCCGCGGCCACGCGGCCTGCCAGCAGAGCCAGTGGCCGCTGATCGTGACCACGCTGCCCGCGGCCGCCGACACCCGCGACGCCAACGCGGCGCTCGCCGAGGCGGTCGGCCGGTTGTGGCTCGCCGGTGTCCCGATCGACTGGTCGGCCCTGCACACGACCGGCACGGACCAGCAGTGGCAGCCCGGCCGCGTCCCGCTGCCGACCTACCCGTTCGAGCGCCAGGACTACTGGCTGGAGTCGACCGGCGGCCCCGGTGGCGGCGGCCCGGTCTTCGACGAGACCGACCCGGCCAGCCTGCTGCACGGCCTGCCGAAGCTGCCGGAGACGGAGTGGATCAACGTGCCGGTGTGGCACCAGACCACGCCGCGGCCGGCCCGCACCGAACCCGGCCGCTGGCTGATCCTCACCGACACCGGCCTCGCCGACACGCTCGCCGCGTCCCTCACCGCCCAGCTCGAAGTGGCCGGGGCCCAGGTGGTGCTGGCCCGGCCGGGTGCCCGCTACGCCGAGGGCCCCGACGGCCTCGTGCTGCGCCCGGGCTCGCCGGAGGACGCCACGGCGGCGCTGCGCGGCCTCGCCGCCCGCGACCTGCGCCCCGACCACGTGGTGCACCTGTGGACGGTGGGCACCGGCACGAGGAGCGAGGGGAGCACGGCGACCGGCGACCCGGCCGCGACCGAGGAGTGCCTGCAGCGCGGTCTGCACACCCTCATCTCGCTGGCGCGCGCCGCCGGTGACCTCGGCTTCCCGGCCTGGTCCCTCGACGTCGTCACCAACGGCAGCCACCGGGTGCTCCCCGGCGACCCGGTCCGCCCGGAACTCGCCACCGTGCTCGGGCCGGTCCGGCTGATCCCGGTCGAATACCCCCGGGTCAAGACGCGGCTCATCGACATCGACACCGCGACGGCGCTCGCCTCGCCCCGCGCGCTCGTCGCCGAGCTGCGGTCGGACCCCGCCGACCAGGTGGTCGGGGTACGGGCGGGCAAGCGCTGGATCCCCGGCTACGACATCCTCGACGGTGCCAGCATCGCCGACGCACCGCCCGCCGTGCGGATCCGCCGGGGCGGCACCTACCTCGTCACCGGCGGCCTCGGCGGCATCGGCCTGGCGATGGCGGAGCGGCTCGCCGAGGACCACCGGGCCAACCTGGTCCTGCTGGGACGCACCCCGGTGCCCCCGCGCGACCAGTGGAGCCAGATCCTCGCCAACCCCAACCTCGCCGGTGAGGTACGCCGCCGCCTCGACGGCCTGCAACGGCTGGAGGGGACCGGGGCGCAGGTGATCACCGTCGCCGGCGACGTCTCGAACCCGGAGGACGTGGAACGGGCCGTCCGGGCCGGCATCGACCGCTTCGGGCAGCTCAACGGCGTGCTGCACGCGGCCGGCGTACCGGCTGTGGGCATGATGCAGTTCAAGACCGCCGCCGACATCGCCAAGGTGCTCGCGCCGAAGGTCGCCGGAACGCTGGCGATCGAGGCGGCCCTGCGGGACGTGCCGGTCGACTTCGTCGCGCTCTTCTCCTCGACCACCTCGGCGACGGGCGGCGGTGCCGGACAGGTCGACTACTGCGCCGCCAACGCCTTCCTCGACGCCTACGCCACCAGCGACCCGATCCCCGGAGTCGCGGTCACCTCGATCGACTGGGGTGAGTGGACCTGGAACGGCTGGACGACGGGCCTGGACAACTACGACGAGGGGTCCAAGGCCTTCTTCGAGGAGTACCGCGCCACCTTCGGCATCACCTTCGACCAGGGGTGGCACGCGCTGCAGCGGATCCTCGCCAGCGGCGAGTCGCACGTGATCGTCTCCACCCAGTCCTTCGCGCCGATCGTGGCGATGAGCCGGCTCTCCTCGATCGAGAGCCACCAGGCCGTCGTCAAGAAGGCACGCGACGCCCTCGGCCGCCACCCCCGTCCGGAGCTGTCGACGACCTTCGTCGAGCCGCAGACCCCGGCCGAGGAGACGATCTCCGCGGTCTGGACCGAGGCGCTCGGGCTGGAGCAGGTCGGCGTACACGACAACTTCTTCGAGCTCGGCGGCAACTCGCTGATCGGCATGGAGATCATCGCCGAGGTACGCAAGGCGTTGAACCTCTCCTACCTGCCACCGCACATCCTCTACCAGGCACCGACGGTCGCCGCGCTCGCCGAGGCAGCCCTCGCGGGCGAACCGACGACCGAAGACGAACAGGACCAGCAAGATGCCGGTGCCCGCGACCTTCACCGGTCTCGCATCGAGCAACGACGTAGCACGCTTCGGAGCGGGAGAATGTCATGA